CACCTCTGAATTTGTTTATAACAAATCCTTTGATCAATTTTTGATATTTTTTATCCAATAAAGATAATGTTCCCACAATACTTGCAAATGAACCTCCTCTATCAATATCAGTCACTAACAATACAGGAGATTTTGCTTTTTCAGCCATCTTCATATTTGCAATATCAAATTTTTCAAGATTAATTTCTGCAGGCGAACCTGCACCTTCAAGAATTACTAAATCATGATTTTTTTGAAGGTTGTAAAGAGACTCTGTTGCCAAATTCAATCCTTTAGTTCTTACAAATTTTGAGTAATATTCAGTTGCGTGCATTCTTTTGAATTTTTTACCACGAAGAAAAATAGTGCTATAGTAATTACCCAGAGGTTTAAGCAGGATAGGGTTTAGATCAGGCGTAATTTCACATCGTGCAGCAAGTGCCTGAATTGCTTGAGCACGAGATATTTCAAAATTTTTCCCAACATATGAAAAATTAGACATATTTTGTGACTTGAATGGTGCAACAGAAAAGCCCTTGTTAGAAAATACTCTACACAGGGCAGCAACCAAAGTTGTTTTTCCGGCTCCTGAAGATGTGCCTTGTATCATCAATGATTTCATTTTATTCTCTCCAATGCTTTGAGTAATCTAAGATTATCTTTGTGGGATTTTATTGCAATTCGAATAAAATGATTATCTAATCCACGAAAAGTTTTGCAGTCTCTTACAAGTATTTTTTTTTCAAGTAATTTCTTTTGTAGTTTTGTTGAGTCATATTCTGTTCTAATTAATATAAAATTTGTAGATGAGTCAACTAGCTCAAAACCATCAATCTTTGCAATTTTATTTTTTAAAAAATCATATTCTTTTTTTATAATTGATTTTGATTTTGTTAAATGTGAAGAGTTTTGAGTTGCTGAGATTGCTGCTTGTTCAGCAACATAATTTATACTCCAAGGAATTTTTATTTTCTTTAAAACAGAAATTATATATTTTGATGATGCAGCATAACCAATTCTAATTCCAGCTAGTCCAAATGATTTTGTAAAAGATCTTAAAACTAAAACATTATCAAATTTTTTTACACTTGAAATAACTGATTCATTTGATGATGGTACTAATTCAATAAAGCACTCATCAACAAAAACTATGGAATTTTGCTTTTTTGCTTTATCAATAATTTGTATTAGATTTTTTTTTGGCAATAGTTTTCCAGTAGGATTGTTAGGATTACAGATGAAAACACATCCATTTTTTGGAATTTTGGAAATAAAGGATTCAAGATTTTTTTGCAAGTCCATTGTTCTAAAAAACGTAATTTTACAATTATTCATTTTACATGTTGCTTCATATTCAGAAAAAATTGGAATTGGAATCAAAACAGGCGTATCTTTTGAAAGAAATGCATTACAAAAATTGTATATTATTTCAATAGCCCCATTTCCAACTACCAGATAATCTTCAGAGAGATTTGTAAATTTTTGGAGTGATTTTAAGAGCTGTGATGAATGTATGTCTGGATAATTTTCAATTTTTTCCAGATTTTTTTTGATGGATTTTTTTACTTTTATGGGCATTCCTGCAGGCGTCACATTTGAGCTAAAATCCAAAACTCCTAAACTAGTAATTTTCTTTGAATATAGTCCTCCATGTGTAACTGGGTCATGGGCTTCGATTGCAGATTTTGCCTTTAATTTCACAGTTCCAAGTAGGCTTGGAGGATATAGTATCTTTTGGTAATACCAATAACGATTATTAATTGAAAAATTCTATTTTCTCTCATGGATAAGAAGAAAGTAGCAATTATTGGCGTTACAGGAGCAGTTGGCCAAGAGTTTGTACAGTCTTTGCAAGATCATCCATGGTTTGAGGTAACCCAGATCGCAGCATCAGAGCGCTCTGCAGGCAAAAAGTACATTGATGCAATTAGAAATGAAAGCGGTATTGTTGCATGGGATGTAGGCGGAGAGATTCCTGAATATATCAAAGATATGACAGTAAGAAGAATAGATGAGTTAGATACTTCTCAATTAGATTTAGTGTTTTCAGCAGTGGAATCAGTTGCAGCAAGAGACATTGAAACAAAGATGGCAGCTGAGGTTCCAGTTATTTCAACTAGTTCTGCTTATAGATATGAAGATGATGTTCCAATTCTAATTCCAGGGGTAAATGATGAACAAGCAGAACTGTTAGAGACTCAAAAGAAGAACAGAAATTGGAAGGGGTGGGTAGCACCACTTCCCAATTGTACAACTACAGGATTGGCAATTACATTGAAGCCTTTACTTGAAAAATATGGTGCAAAAAAAGTAATGATGACTTCAATGCAAGCAATTTCTGGAGGTGGGAAATCAGGAGTTTCAGCAATGGGAATTACAGATAACATCATACCATACATTCCAAAAGAAGAAGGTAAAGTTAGAACTGAAACTAGGAAGATTTTGGGCAAATTAAAAGAAGGTAAAATTGAAGATGC
Above is a window of Nitrosopumilus sp. K4 DNA encoding:
- the asd gene encoding aspartate-semialdehyde dehydrogenase translates to MDKKKVAIIGVTGAVGQEFVQSLQDHPWFEVTQIAASERSAGKKYIDAIRNESGIVAWDVGGEIPEYIKDMTVRRIDELDTSQLDLVFSAVESVAARDIETKMAAEVPVISTSSAYRYEDDVPILIPGVNDEQAELLETQKKNRNWKGWVAPLPNCTTTGLAITLKPLLEKYGAKKVMMTSMQAISGGGKSGVSAMGITDNIIPYIPKEEGKVRTETRKILGKLKEGKIEDADIRVSCTCTRVPVIDGHTESVFVETEKDIDPSMAKETYNQYNKDISVLGLPSAPKDYYAFHEDPTRPQPRIERDVGEGMTTTIGRVEREELFDKGLKYMLFSHNKKMGSAKGAVLLAEMLYKKGKI
- a CDS encoding histidinol-phosphate transaminase; protein product: MKLKAKSAIEAHDPVTHGGLYSKKITSLGVLDFSSNVTPAGMPIKVKKSIKKNLEKIENYPDIHSSQLLKSLQKFTNLSEDYLVVGNGAIEIIYNFCNAFLSKDTPVLIPIPIFSEYEATCKMNNCKITFFRTMDLQKNLESFISKIPKNGCVFICNPNNPTGKLLPKKNLIQIIDKAKKQNSIVFVDECFIELVPSSNESVISSVKKFDNVLVLRSFTKSFGLAGIRIGYAASSKYIISVLKKIKIPWSINYVAEQAAISATQNSSHLTKSKSIIKKEYDFLKNKIAKIDGFELVDSSTNFILIRTEYDSTKLQKKLLEKKILVRDCKTFRGLDNHFIRIAIKSHKDNLRLLKALERIK
- a CDS encoding cobyric acid synthase, whose amino-acid sequence is MKSLMIQGTSSGAGKTTLVAALCRVFSNKGFSVAPFKSQNMSNFSYVGKNFEISRAQAIQALAARCEITPDLNPILLKPLGNYYSTIFLRGKKFKRMHATEYYSKFVRTKGLNLATESLYNLQKNHDLVILEGAGSPAEINLEKFDIANMKMAEKAKSPVLLVTDIDRGGSFASIVGTLSLLDKKYQKLIKGFVINKFRGDVNILKPGFKKIQTKTKRPILGAIPMADFDLPEEDSLNVNPKKFHWTKKNLEKIDAEIENLSKLVVRNLNIKQIERMIK